The Flavobacterium piscisymbiosum genome includes a region encoding these proteins:
- a CDS encoding NAD(P)/FAD-dependent oxidoreductase yields MIKEFVDVLVIGAGPSGCVSASYLHKNNVKIKVVEKTKFPRLVVGESLIPRVMDHFAEAELFESLDAMNFEKKLGARFIRGEEICVFDFSKKFGEGWDWTWQVPRADFDNTMAQEVIRKGIDLEFETEVLEVSFEGKKSKTIVKDKDGNLKEIHANFIIDSSGYGRVLPRLLDLDTPSQLDPHSSIFTHVKDINREEGEEGTQISFDILETEVWLWVIPFSNGNTSLGVVGPTDFINSLSENKDNAEALRNAIQKSDYYIKRFKGTEFLFEPVKLENYSRAVKRMYGDGFALTGNSSEFLDPVFSSGVAFATESGMLAAKLYLKESQGIEVDWEVEFTEYMKKGIAVFTTYVKEWYTGNLQTLFFHQPENPEVKEKICSVLAGYVWNEENPFVKKHDHVIANMAYLLNMQKEQSPE; encoded by the coding sequence ATGATAAAGGAGTTTGTAGATGTTTTGGTGATTGGTGCGGGACCTTCTGGATGTGTGTCAGCATCTTATCTTCATAAAAACAATGTTAAGATAAAAGTTGTTGAAAAAACAAAGTTTCCAAGACTGGTCGTTGGCGAAAGCCTTATACCGCGAGTAATGGATCATTTTGCAGAGGCTGAACTTTTTGAAAGTCTCGATGCAATGAATTTTGAGAAAAAATTAGGTGCCCGTTTTATAAGAGGAGAAGAAATTTGTGTTTTTGATTTCAGTAAAAAATTTGGTGAAGGCTGGGACTGGACCTGGCAAGTGCCAAGAGCTGATTTTGACAATACAATGGCGCAGGAAGTGATTAGAAAAGGGATTGATCTGGAATTTGAAACAGAAGTTTTGGAAGTTTCTTTTGAAGGAAAAAAATCTAAAACCATCGTAAAAGATAAGGATGGAAATCTAAAAGAAATTCATGCCAATTTTATTATCGATTCCAGCGGATACGGACGCGTTCTGCCAAGACTTTTAGATCTTGATACGCCATCGCAATTAGATCCGCATTCTTCGATATTTACACACGTAAAAGATATTAATAGAGAAGAAGGAGAAGAGGGAACTCAGATTTCATTTGATATTCTGGAAACCGAAGTTTGGCTGTGGGTAATTCCTTTCTCGAATGGAAATACAAGTCTAGGAGTTGTTGGGCCAACGGATTTCATCAATTCATTATCTGAAAATAAAGACAATGCCGAGGCTTTGCGCAATGCAATTCAAAAATCGGATTATTATATTAAAAGATTTAAAGGAACGGAGTTTTTATTCGAACCGGTAAAATTAGAAAATTATTCGAGAGCCGTAAAAAGAATGTACGGAGATGGTTTTGCCTTAACAGGAAATAGTTCTGAATTCCTGGATCCTGTATTTTCATCAGGAGTTGCGTTCGCTACAGAATCAGGAATGCTGGCCGCAAAATTATACCTGAAAGAATCGCAGGGAATCGAAGTAGACTGGGAAGTTGAATTTACAGAATACATGAAAAAAGGGATTGCTGTTTTTACCACTTACGTGAAAGAATGGTACACCGGAAACCTTCAGACGTTATTCTTCCACCAACCGGAAAATCCGGAAGTAAAAGAAAAAATATGTTCGGTTTTAGCCGGTTATGTCTGGAACGAAGAAAATCCCTTTGTGAAGAAACATGATCACGTTATAGCCAATATGGCGTATTTATTGAATATGCAAAAAGAACAAAGCCCTGAATAA
- a CDS encoding UxaA family hydrolase, translated as MPENKTKKQVVKLHPDDNVLVALSDLQKGENITFEAETFVLQDLIKAKHKFYTQDMIKGQEVIMYGVLVGKVQNDISKGSLMTTENLKHAADPYAYRNVSYEWQAPDVSKYKNKTFKGYKRNDGRVGTANYWLFVPTVFCENRNLDVIKEALHNQLGYAVSDKYNQYTHELLQGYLNGEDIESINIELNPTPKNNRVFENVDGIKFLNHQGGCGGTRQDSATLSALLASYANHPNVGGITILSLGCQHLQVQDFVNDVKKQNPQFDKPLLIFEQQQTESEEALITNAIKKTFEGLIEINQYERTDAPLSELCIGVKCGGSDGFSGVSANPAVGYTSDLVVALGGKILLAEFPELCGAEQNLIDRCITKKTAEKFIDLMESYDALAHKVGSGFHMNPSPGNIKDGLITDAIKSAGAAKKGGTSPVVDVLDYTELVTKSGLSLVCTPGNDVEATTGKAASGATLILFTTGLGTPTGNPVCPVIKVATNSVLATKMSDIIDIDCGPIISGEKSIEEMGEEILDYCIKAASGEIIPKAVQLNQDDFIPWKRGVSL; from the coding sequence ATGCCCGAGAATAAAACAAAAAAGCAAGTCGTAAAACTGCATCCAGACGATAATGTTTTGGTAGCATTATCTGACTTGCAAAAAGGAGAAAACATCACTTTTGAAGCTGAAACATTCGTTCTGCAAGACCTCATCAAGGCAAAACATAAATTCTATACCCAGGATATGATCAAGGGGCAAGAAGTAATTATGTATGGAGTTTTGGTAGGAAAAGTACAAAACGACATCAGCAAAGGAAGCCTGATGACCACAGAAAATTTAAAACACGCAGCCGATCCTTACGCTTACAGAAATGTTTCGTACGAATGGCAGGCTCCTGATGTTTCTAAATATAAGAATAAAACGTTTAAAGGTTATAAACGAAATGACGGTCGGGTTGGAACTGCCAATTACTGGCTTTTTGTTCCAACGGTTTTTTGTGAAAACAGAAATTTAGATGTTATTAAAGAAGCACTTCACAATCAGTTAGGCTATGCCGTGAGTGACAAATACAATCAGTATACACACGAATTACTGCAAGGTTACCTCAACGGAGAAGATATCGAAAGCATCAATATTGAACTCAATCCAACGCCAAAAAACAATCGCGTTTTTGAGAATGTCGACGGAATAAAATTTTTAAATCATCAGGGAGGTTGTGGAGGCACACGTCAGGACTCTGCCACTTTGAGCGCTTTACTCGCTTCGTACGCCAACCATCCAAACGTAGGCGGAATAACGATATTGAGTTTAGGATGTCAGCATTTGCAAGTGCAGGATTTTGTAAATGATGTAAAAAAACAAAACCCTCAATTCGACAAACCTTTACTGATTTTCGAACAACAGCAAACCGAAAGCGAAGAAGCTTTAATTACAAACGCCATCAAAAAAACATTTGAAGGTTTAATTGAAATCAATCAATACGAAAGAACAGATGCGCCTTTAAGCGAATTATGCATTGGTGTAAAATGCGGCGGAAGTGACGGTTTCAGCGGAGTATCGGCAAATCCGGCTGTTGGTTACACTTCTGATTTGGTTGTCGCTTTGGGAGGAAAAATTCTTTTGGCCGAATTTCCGGAATTGTGCGGTGCCGAACAAAATTTAATTGACCGTTGCATTACCAAAAAAACTGCCGAAAAATTTATTGATTTAATGGAATCTTACGATGCCTTAGCGCATAAAGTGGGCTCCGGTTTTCATATGAATCCTTCTCCGGGAAATATAAAAGATGGTTTAATAACAGACGCTATAAAAAGTGCAGGAGCAGCCAAAAAAGGGGGAACTTCTCCCGTTGTTGATGTTTTAGATTATACTGAATTAGTAACCAAATCAGGATTAAGTCTGGTTTGCACACCCGGAAATGATGTAGAAGCCACAACCGGAAAAGCAGCTTCAGGCGCTACCTTGATTTTATTTACCACAGGATTAGGAACCCCAACAGGAAACCCGGTTTGTCCTGTAATAAAAGTAGCAACGAACTCCGTTCTGGCAACAAAAATGAGCGATATTATCGATATTGATTGCGGCCCAATTATTAGCGGTGAAAAATCGATAGAAGAAATGGGTGAAGAAATTCTGGACTATTGCATCAAAGCAGCCAGTGGAGAAATTATTCCGAAAGCGGTACAATTGAATCAGGATGATTTTATTCCGTGGAAACGAGGCGTATCTTTATAA
- a CDS encoding SDR family oxidoreductase, which translates to MQLSLTNKIIIVTGGAKGIGLGICNVLASEGAIPFIVGRNEEDNNKAVNEIKASGKEAFQVVADLTKPEDCKKAIEAVIKQCGRIDGLVNNAGVNDGVGLEKGNYEDFVASLHKNLIHYYLMAQHALPYLIESKGAIVNIGSKTAETGQGGTSAYAASNGGRNALTREWAVELLKYSIRVNAVVVAECFTPLYETWINTFENKEEKLAAITKNIPFENRMTTVDEIANMVVFLLSERSSHTTGQIIYVDGGYTHLDRSIS; encoded by the coding sequence ATGCAACTATCCCTTACCAATAAAATTATCATAGTAACAGGCGGTGCAAAAGGAATTGGACTTGGCATTTGTAATGTATTAGCAAGTGAAGGTGCGATACCTTTTATCGTTGGCCGAAATGAAGAGGACAACAATAAAGCTGTAAATGAAATTAAAGCTTCCGGAAAAGAAGCGTTTCAGGTTGTTGCCGATTTAACAAAACCGGAAGACTGTAAAAAAGCAATTGAAGCTGTTATCAAACAATGCGGAAGAATTGACGGATTAGTAAACAATGCGGGCGTAAATGACGGAGTTGGTTTGGAAAAAGGAAACTATGAAGACTTTGTTGCCTCTTTGCATAAAAACTTAATTCATTATTATCTAATGGCGCAGCATGCGTTGCCTTATTTAATTGAATCGAAAGGAGCGATAGTCAATATTGGCTCAAAAACTGCCGAAACCGGACAAGGAGGAACTTCTGCTTATGCAGCTTCAAACGGAGGCAGAAATGCCTTAACCAGAGAATGGGCTGTCGAATTATTAAAATATAGTATTCGTGTCAATGCAGTTGTAGTGGCAGAATGCTTTACACCTTTGTATGAAACCTGGATTAATACTTTCGAAAATAAAGAAGAAAAACTGGCCGCTATCACAAAAAATATTCCTTTCGAAAACAGAATGACAACAGTAGATGAAATTGCTAATATGGTTGTTTTTCTTTTATCCGAAAGATCAAGTCACACTACAGGACAAATTATTTATGTTGATGGAGGTTACACTCATTTAGACCGTTCGATTTCTTAA
- a CDS encoding AraC family transcriptional regulator, whose amino-acid sequence MKLEQTKITSYTNSTVSVLNREESFFQSPFHSHPELELVYVKESFGKRIIGNSVMPFEPGDMVFLGSDLPHVWLNDEMYYQGISTLKANAIVVYFSKDIFGPAFYELKETQKINELFFQAGKGISIIGKTNKQIAKKLEKLILKKDFEVIIGLFEILSLLSESQDRVYINNEAYSTAHKDSKKDRLSEVFQYVNENYKKDIVLIEIAEIANMTPTSFCRMFKLKTKKSFVEYLNEIRVSKACKFLLETDLSMSEIAYECGYKTASNFNKLFKKFMGMTPSEFKKSAAV is encoded by the coding sequence ATGAAATTAGAGCAAACTAAAATAACATCTTACACCAATTCAACCGTTTCGGTTCTTAACCGTGAAGAATCGTTTTTTCAATCGCCGTTTCATTCCCATCCGGAACTGGAATTGGTGTATGTAAAAGAGAGTTTTGGAAAGCGAATCATTGGCAATTCGGTTATGCCTTTTGAGCCTGGCGATATGGTTTTTCTGGGTTCAGATCTACCGCACGTTTGGCTGAATGATGAAATGTATTATCAGGGAATTTCGACTTTAAAAGCCAATGCAATTGTGGTCTATTTTAGCAAAGATATTTTTGGACCTGCTTTTTACGAATTAAAAGAAACACAAAAAATAAACGAGTTGTTTTTTCAGGCAGGAAAGGGAATTTCGATCATTGGAAAAACAAACAAACAGATCGCTAAAAAATTAGAAAAGCTTATCCTGAAAAAAGATTTTGAAGTGATTATTGGCCTTTTCGAAATTTTATCACTGCTTTCAGAAAGTCAGGATCGGGTTTATATCAATAATGAAGCTTATTCTACGGCACATAAAGATTCTAAAAAAGACAGGCTTTCGGAAGTTTTTCAATATGTAAATGAAAATTATAAAAAAGATATTGTCCTGATCGAAATTGCTGAAATTGCGAATATGACGCCCACTTCTTTCTGCAGAATGTTCAAACTAAAAACAAAGAAAAGTTTTGTAGAATATTTAAACGAAATCAGGGTTTCTAAAGCGTGTAAATTTTTATTAGAAACCGATTTGAGTATGTCTGAGATTGCCTATGAATGCGGCTATAAAACAGCTTCTAACTTTAATAAACTTTTTAAAAAATTTATGGGAATGACGCCCAGTGAATTTAAAAAGAGTGCTGCAGTTTAA
- a CDS encoding amidohydrolase family protein — MKIDSHQHFWKYDPVKEAWITPEMAVIQKDFLPQDVEPLLSQNNFDGCIAVQADQSENETHFLLQLADENDFIKAVVGWVDFKDPNIEERLEYFSGFKKLKGFRHIFQAETNPEFMLQTDFCNGIDKLAKYNFTYDILIGPQQWPFIGEFINKFPKQRFVIDHLAKPDFKKSDFTAFEKMVCAIAKNPNVFCKVSGLVTEAHWHNWKPEDFKTALDIITENFSINRLMFGSDWPVCLLSATYPEVIALMEHYFSSFSVTDQDAFWGNNAVSFYNLEVSFFT, encoded by the coding sequence ATGAAAATCGACAGCCATCAGCATTTTTGGAAATATGACCCTGTAAAAGAAGCCTGGATTACTCCGGAAATGGCGGTTATCCAAAAGGATTTCCTGCCTCAGGATGTGGAACCTCTTTTGAGCCAAAACAACTTTGACGGTTGTATTGCGGTTCAGGCAGATCAAAGCGAAAATGAAACTCATTTTCTGCTGCAATTGGCCGATGAAAATGATTTTATAAAAGCTGTTGTGGGCTGGGTAGATTTTAAAGATCCTAATATCGAAGAACGATTAGAATATTTTTCAGGTTTTAAAAAACTAAAAGGATTCAGGCATATTTTTCAGGCAGAAACAAATCCTGAATTTATGCTGCAAACAGACTTTTGTAACGGAATTGACAAATTAGCAAAGTATAATTTTACTTATGATATTTTAATTGGTCCCCAACAATGGCCGTTTATTGGGGAATTTATAAACAAGTTTCCAAAACAACGTTTTGTAATTGATCATCTGGCAAAACCGGATTTTAAGAAAAGTGATTTCACTGCATTTGAAAAAATGGTTTGCGCTATTGCGAAAAACCCAAACGTATTTTGCAAAGTTTCAGGCTTAGTCACAGAGGCGCATTGGCACAACTGGAAACCCGAAGATTTTAAAACCGCGCTGGATATTATTACCGAAAACTTCTCGATAAACCGTTTAATGTTTGGAAGCGATTGGCCCGTTTGCTTATTGTCTGCAACTTATCCTGAAGTAATTGCCTTAATGGAACACTATTTTTCGTCCTTTTCTGTTACGGATCAAGATGCTTTTTGGGGAAATAACGCCGTGAGTTTTTATAATTTAGAAGTATCGTTTTTTACTTAA
- a CDS encoding sodium/sugar symporter has protein sequence MNQNLAVADYAVFIIYFIVVSAYGYTVYRKRKQDEQDAKAYFLAEGNLTWWAIGASLIASNISAEQFIGMSGEGFFLGIAVAAYEWLAAIALIIVAVWFIPVYLKNKIYTMPQFLKTRYNESTALIMAVFWLFLYVFVNLTSILYLGAVAINGLAGGEYLHVIMIGLAVFALFISLGGMKVVAYTDVIQVAVLIIGGLVTSYIALTTVGQYFGVGENAIAGFKVLMREAPEHFKMIIPKPTANSSQLDIDKYLTFPGLMSYLAGIWIINLNYWGCNQYITQRALGADLQTARTGILFAGMLKLLMPLIVMLPGIAAYVLYVNGHLPQLVGGKDGAYSAVLTFLPTGLKGLSVAALTAAIVASLAGKVNSISTIYTLDIHKKYIQKDAGEKQQVNIGRIAVFAAMLLAVLFTWNDILGIGGVGGFTYIQKYTGFISPGVFAMFFLGMFWKRTTGTAAIVGVILGFVLSVLFNEYAPALFGNETLLYTAYNNGKGAFEIPFHICMGLSFFFTMLAMIAISFAGPKVNPKAFEIDAEMFKVKPQTTVLIVITLLVIVALYVKFW, from the coding sequence ATGAACCAGAACCTCGCTGTCGCAGATTATGCGGTTTTTATTATTTATTTTATCGTAGTTTCTGCCTACGGTTACACGGTTTACCGCAAGCGTAAACAAGACGAACAAGATGCTAAGGCTTACTTTTTGGCCGAAGGAAATTTGACATGGTGGGCTATTGGAGCATCTTTGATTGCCTCAAATATTTCAGCTGAACAATTCATCGGGATGAGCGGTGAAGGTTTCTTTTTAGGAATCGCTGTTGCAGCTTACGAGTGGCTTGCTGCTATTGCTTTGATTATTGTAGCAGTTTGGTTCATTCCTGTATATCTTAAAAATAAGATTTACACGATGCCTCAATTCTTAAAAACACGTTACAACGAATCTACTGCATTGATTATGGCGGTTTTCTGGTTGTTTTTATATGTATTTGTAAACTTAACTTCTATCCTTTATTTAGGAGCTGTTGCCATTAATGGTTTAGCCGGTGGAGAATACCTGCACGTGATCATGATAGGTTTAGCAGTATTCGCATTATTCATCTCTTTAGGAGGTATGAAAGTGGTTGCTTATACAGATGTTATTCAGGTTGCTGTATTAATTATTGGTGGTTTGGTAACTTCTTATATCGCACTAACAACTGTTGGACAATATTTTGGAGTAGGTGAAAATGCTATTGCCGGTTTCAAGGTTTTAATGAGAGAAGCTCCTGAGCATTTCAAAATGATTATTCCAAAACCAACTGCAAATTCTTCTCAACTTGATATTGATAAATATTTAACTTTCCCTGGTTTGATGTCTTACCTTGCCGGTATCTGGATTATCAACTTAAACTATTGGGGTTGTAACCAATACATTACTCAAAGAGCTCTTGGTGCTGATTTACAAACGGCTCGTACAGGTATTTTGTTTGCAGGTATGCTAAAATTATTAATGCCATTAATCGTAATGTTACCTGGTATTGCTGCTTATGTACTTTACGTAAACGGACATTTACCTCAATTAGTTGGAGGAAAAGACGGAGCTTATTCTGCTGTATTGACTTTCTTACCAACAGGATTAAAAGGACTTTCTGTAGCGGCTTTAACTGCTGCAATCGTAGCTTCATTAGCCGGAAAAGTAAACAGTATCTCGACTATTTATACTTTAGATATTCATAAAAAATACATCCAGAAAGATGCTGGCGAAAAACAACAAGTAAACATTGGTAGAATTGCCGTTTTTGCTGCAATGCTTTTAGCTGTTTTATTTACATGGAATGACATCTTAGGAATTGGCGGAGTTGGTGGATTTACCTACATCCAAAAATATACAGGATTCATTAGCCCTGGAGTTTTTGCTATGTTCTTCCTTGGTATGTTTTGGAAAAGAACTACTGGAACTGCAGCAATTGTAGGTGTAATTTTAGGATTTGTTTTATCTGTATTATTCAACGAATATGCTCCGGCTTTATTCGGAAACGAAACTTTATTATACACAGCATATAATAACGGAAAAGGTGCTTTCGAAATTCCTTTCCATATTTGTATGGGATTATCATTCTTCTTTACAATGTTAGCCATGATTGCAATCAGTTTTGCAGGACCAAAAGTAAATCCTAAAGCATTTGAAATCGATGCTGAAATGTTTAAAGTAAAACCACAAACTACAGTTTTAATCGTAATTACATTATTAGTAATTGTAGCTTTATACGTTAAGTTCTGGTAA
- a CDS encoding SDR family NAD(P)-dependent oxidoreductase, giving the protein MFSLKNKKAIITGGGSGIGRAISVLFAKQGAEVHVLELTLESAKNTVEEIESNGGVVFAHACDVANHQEVKATFEKIGSIHILVNNAGIAHVGKVDTTSESDFDRIMNVNVKGVYNCLHASIPALKNAGGGVILNLASIACWVGIPDRFAYSTAKGAVMAMTLSVAKDYLKENIRCNSISPARVHTPFVDGFISKNYPGQEAEIFEKLSQSQPIGRMGKPEEIATLALFLCSDESSFITGSDYPIDGGFIKLNN; this is encoded by the coding sequence ATGTTTTCATTAAAAAATAAAAAAGCAATTATAACCGGAGGCGGAAGCGGAATTGGAAGAGCCATTTCTGTTTTGTTTGCCAAACAAGGAGCCGAAGTTCATGTTTTAGAACTGACTCTAGAAAGTGCAAAAAATACGGTTGAAGAAATAGAATCAAACGGCGGAGTTGTTTTTGCGCACGCCTGCGATGTTGCCAATCATCAGGAAGTAAAAGCTACTTTTGAAAAAATAGGATCAATTCATATTTTAGTAAACAATGCCGGAATTGCTCACGTTGGCAAAGTAGATACCACTTCTGAATCTGATTTTGACCGCATTATGAACGTCAATGTAAAAGGCGTTTACAATTGTCTGCACGCTTCAATCCCTGCACTAAAAAATGCTGGCGGAGGAGTTATTTTAAACCTGGCATCTATTGCCTGCTGGGTCGGAATTCCGGACAGATTTGCCTATTCTACAGCAAAAGGCGCGGTTATGGCCATGACATTATCTGTAGCAAAAGATTATTTGAAAGAAAACATCAGATGCAACTCAATATCTCCGGCAAGGGTACACACACCATTTGTTGACGGATTTATTTCGAAAAATTATCCGGGACAGGAAGCCGAAATATTCGAAAAATTGTCCCAGTCGCAACCCATAGGCCGTATGGGAAAACCGGAAGAAATAGCCACTCTTGCTTTGTTTCTTTGCAGCGATGAATCTTCCTTTATTACCGGTTCTGATTACCCTATTGATGGAGGTTTTATCAAACTGAACAATTAA
- a CDS encoding fumarylacetoacetate hydrolase family protein: MKLIRFGEAGQEKPGVLINDKRIDVSSIVTDYNEAFFENDGLAKLQEALKNNTSFPEVSNDIRLGSPVARPSKIICIGLNYVDHCEETGAAIPEEPIIFFKSTTSLCGPNDNLIIPKNSDKTDWEVELAFVVGKKASYVAEEDALDYLAGYCLLNDYSERAFQIERGGQWAKGKGCDTFAPLGPILTTADEIEDVNNLSMWLTVNGKKFQNSNTSNLIFKIPFLIHYLSQFMTLLPGDVVSTGTPPGVGLGIKPNPVYIKAGDVIELSIEGLGTSKQVAVAY, from the coding sequence ATGAAACTAATACGATTTGGAGAAGCTGGTCAGGAAAAACCAGGAGTCTTAATAAATGACAAACGAATAGATGTTTCGTCTATAGTAACTGATTATAACGAAGCTTTTTTTGAAAATGACGGTCTTGCAAAATTACAAGAAGCCTTAAAAAACAACACTTCATTTCCTGAAGTAAGCAACGATATCCGATTGGGTTCGCCAGTAGCGCGACCATCAAAAATTATATGTATTGGCTTGAATTATGTAGATCACTGCGAAGAAACTGGTGCCGCAATTCCGGAAGAACCAATTATTTTCTTTAAATCAACAACTTCGCTATGCGGACCAAATGATAACTTAATCATTCCTAAAAATAGCGACAAAACCGACTGGGAAGTAGAGCTTGCTTTTGTGGTAGGGAAAAAAGCCAGTTATGTTGCCGAAGAAGATGCGCTGGATTATCTTGCCGGTTATTGCTTATTGAATGATTATAGCGAAAGAGCTTTTCAGATCGAGCGTGGCGGACAATGGGCAAAAGGAAAAGGATGTGATACATTTGCTCCGCTTGGACCAATTTTGACAACTGCGGATGAAATTGAAGATGTTAACAATTTATCGATGTGGCTTACTGTAAATGGTAAAAAATTTCAGAACAGTAATACTTCTAATTTGATTTTTAAGATTCCGTTTTTAATTCATTATTTAAGTCAGTTTATGACGCTTTTACCGGGCGATGTTGTAAGTACAGGAACGCCTCCGGGAGTTGGTCTGGGTATAAAACCAAACCCTGTTTACATCAAAGCGGGAGACGTGATAGAATTAAGTATTGAAGGATTAGGCACAAGCAAACAAGTTGCCGTAGCTTATTAA
- the fucP gene encoding L-fucose:H+ symporter permease, with protein MKEAVFTESDSNVKVKTSKKWLLPYILVTSLFFFWGFVHNLDPILIPHLRKAFNLTDFESSLVDSSVFIAYFAMALPAGYIMRKYGYKSGILVGLLFFGIGSVLFVPAANSLEYSYFLGALFIIACGLTFLETAANPYVTILGPPETATQRLNFAQSFNGLAAYIAPAYIGPLILSNKTLSPEEANAMSDAQMHAYVVAEAASVKMPYLTLGLIILVITVIFYFTPMPDVKEKSTTEVSSFKEAFKSIKLKWGILAQFFYVGAQVCVGSFFIKMATTSAGLSESSAAKYLGLFGLFFMIGRFAGTYFMKFVEPKKLLLLYSFINVILCIIAILGSGMLVVYTLIAIAFFMSIMFPTIFSMGIDGLAHNTKIGSSLIVMSIVGGAILPPILGAISDHTGSIQNGYIVPLISFLIIALFAYKGQQQTRQ; from the coding sequence ATGAAAGAAGCCGTTTTTACAGAGTCTGATTCTAATGTAAAGGTCAAAACTTCAAAAAAATGGTTATTGCCCTATATTTTAGTGACCAGCTTGTTTTTCTTTTGGGGATTTGTTCATAATCTGGATCCTATTTTAATTCCGCATTTGCGAAAAGCGTTTAATCTAACCGACTTCGAATCTTCGCTTGTAGACTCCTCTGTTTTTATCGCTTATTTCGCAATGGCGTTGCCCGCGGGTTATATCATGAGAAAATACGGCTACAAATCAGGAATTCTTGTTGGGCTGCTTTTTTTCGGGATTGGCTCTGTTTTATTTGTTCCCGCAGCAAACTCGCTCGAATACAGTTATTTTCTGGGAGCACTATTTATCATTGCCTGTGGATTAACCTTTTTAGAAACTGCCGCAAATCCGTATGTTACCATTTTGGGACCTCCGGAAACCGCTACACAACGACTTAATTTTGCACAATCCTTTAATGGTCTCGCCGCTTATATTGCGCCTGCCTATATTGGTCCGCTTATTTTATCCAACAAAACCTTATCTCCTGAAGAAGCAAATGCAATGTCAGATGCCCAAATGCATGCTTATGTGGTAGCCGAAGCTGCCAGTGTAAAAATGCCTTACTTAACTTTAGGATTAATCATTTTAGTGATAACGGTAATTTTCTATTTTACTCCAATGCCCGATGTAAAAGAAAAATCAACAACCGAAGTGAGCAGTTTTAAAGAAGCTTTTAAATCCATAAAACTAAAATGGGGAATTTTAGCGCAGTTTTTCTATGTTGGCGCTCAGGTTTGCGTAGGTAGTTTTTTTATAAAAATGGCCACAACATCGGCAGGTTTATCAGAGTCATCTGCAGCTAAATATCTTGGACTTTTTGGATTATTTTTCATGATTGGCCGTTTTGCCGGAACCTATTTCATGAAGTTTGTCGAACCCAAAAAACTATTATTACTGTATTCTTTTATCAATGTGATACTTTGCATCATAGCCATTTTAGGCAGCGGAATGTTAGTGGTTTATACTCTAATAGCTATCGCATTTTTTATGAGTATCATGTTCCCTACTATTTTCTCGATGGGAATCGACGGACTTGCCCATAACACAAAAATAGGATCTTCCTTAATCGTAATGTCTATTGTGGGCGGCGCGATCCTGCCACCAATTTTAGGTGCCATCTCAGATCATACCGGAAGTATTCAGAACGGATACATTGTTCCTTTAATTTCATTTTTAATAATTGCCCTTTTTGCTTACAAAGGACAACAACAAACCAGACAATAA